A stretch of the Epinephelus fuscoguttatus linkage group LG2, E.fuscoguttatus.final_Chr_v1 genome encodes the following:
- the LOC125882177 gene encoding 5-hydroxyisourate hydrolase-like has product MSAYRLQQLKGQIVPEYKITAMADSPSPLTTHVLNTAMGVPGSNIAICLYRQDPSNNAWSLITAGATNADGRCPGLITKQLFTSGVYRMCFETGQYWKNMGETCFYPYVEIVFTINDPGQKYHVPLLLSRFSYSTYRGS; this is encoded by the exons ATGAGTGCGTACAGGCTGCAGCAACTCAAGGGTCAGATTGTGCCTGAATACAAG ATCACAGCAATGGCAGACTCACCTAGTCCTCTGACCACCCACGTGCTGAACACTGCGATGGGCGTCCCTGGCTCGAACATTGCCATCTGTCTCTACCGACAAGACCCCTCCAATAATGCCTGGAGTTTGATAACCGCTGG GGCAACTAATGCTGACGGACGCTGCCCAGGACTCATCACAAAACAGTTGTTTACTTCTGGTGTGTATAGAATGTGTTTTGAGACTGGTCAGTACTGGAAGAATATGGGAGAGACCTGCTTTTACCCATATGTTGAG ATTGTCTTCACTATTAATGACCCCGGCCAAAAGTACCATGTCCCTCTGCTCCTGAGTCGTTTCTCTTATAGTACATACAGAGGAAGCTAG